In a single window of the Nocardioides massiliensis genome:
- the rpmD gene encoding 50S ribosomal protein L30 translates to MARLKVEQKKSTIGCKQNQRDTLRTLGLKRIGDVVVKEDRPEIRGMVHTVRHLVTVEEVD, encoded by the coding sequence ATGGCACGCCTGAAGGTCGAGCAGAAGAAGTCGACGATCGGGTGCAAGCAGAACCAGCGCGACACCCTGCGCACGCTGGGCCTGAAGCGCATCGGCGACGTCGTCGTGAAGGAGGACCGCCCGGAGATCCGCGGCATGGTCCACACGGTTCGCCACCTGGTGACCGTCGAGGAGGTCGACTGA
- the rpsE gene encoding 30S ribosomal protein S5 yields MSGSQRRGGRDDRRGRDSADKTAYIERVVAINRVAKVVKGGRRFSFTALVIVGDGDGMVGVGYGKAKEVPAAIAKGVEEAKKNFFRVPRIQGTIPHPVQGEKAAGVVFLRPASPGTGVIAGGPVRAVLEAAGIHDVLSKSLGSSNQINIVHATAEALRSLESPEAVAARRGLPVEDVAPAALLKARAEVAS; encoded by the coding sequence ATGAGCGGATCCCAGCGCCGCGGTGGCCGTGACGATCGTCGCGGCCGCGACTCTGCGGACAAGACCGCCTACATCGAGCGTGTCGTCGCGATCAACCGTGTCGCCAAGGTCGTCAAGGGTGGTCGGCGCTTCAGCTTCACCGCCCTGGTGATCGTCGGCGACGGCGACGGCATGGTCGGTGTCGGCTACGGCAAGGCCAAGGAGGTGCCCGCCGCGATCGCGAAGGGCGTGGAGGAGGCGAAGAAGAACTTCTTCCGCGTCCCCCGCATCCAGGGCACCATCCCGCACCCGGTCCAGGGCGAGAAGGCTGCAGGCGTCGTGTTCCTGCGCCCGGCCTCTCCTGGTACCGGCGTGATCGCCGGTGGACCGGTGCGCGCGGTGCTCGAGGCCGCCGGCATCCACGACGTGCTGAGCAAGTCGCTCGGCTCGTCGAACCAGATCAACATCGTGCACGCCACCGCCGAGGCGCTGCGCTCGCTGGAGTCCCCGGAGGCGGTCGCCGCTCGCCGTGGGCTTCCCGTCGAGGACGTCGCCCCGGCCGCGCTGCTGAAGGCTCGTGCGGAGGTGGCTTCCTGA